In Acidobacteriota bacterium, a genomic segment contains:
- the recO gene encoding DNA repair protein RecO, with product MPPRTAEAFVLDAVPWRERDKLVTLFTESDGKIRGLAHGAARSVKRFGGRLERLNRVRVGYFEKEGQEIVRLDDVELIEAAFALQKEIVVAASLAYVSEIAGEFVREKEPDRRYYRLIGATLDAFRGGATAAVVLRYFEYWTARLHGIFPDLDACDRCGADLSGQGARVSVTEGAAMCPGCARGAPERTLPLSVAALSVAAAFRRAKPAALPDAVFPRRALDEIAAATNSALVSFVGHPFRSSAFLDQVLMERTR from the coding sequence GTGCCCCCGCGCACCGCGGAAGCCTTCGTGCTCGACGCCGTACCGTGGCGTGAGCGCGACAAGCTCGTCACGCTTTTTACCGAAAGCGACGGAAAGATCCGGGGACTCGCGCATGGCGCCGCCCGGAGCGTCAAGCGGTTCGGGGGCAGGCTCGAAAGGCTCAACAGGGTGCGAGTCGGGTATTTCGAGAAGGAGGGGCAGGAGATCGTCCGGCTCGACGACGTCGAGCTGATCGAGGCGGCCTTTGCGCTCCAGAAGGAGATCGTCGTGGCGGCGTCCCTGGCGTATGTCAGCGAGATCGCGGGCGAATTCGTGAGAGAGAAGGAGCCCGATCGGCGGTACTATCGGCTCATCGGAGCGACGCTCGACGCCTTTCGCGGCGGGGCGACGGCGGCGGTGGTCCTGCGCTATTTCGAGTACTGGACGGCCCGGCTTCACGGCATCTTCCCCGATCTCGACGCGTGCGATCGATGCGGCGCCGATCTGTCGGGGCAGGGAGCGAGGGTCTCCGTCACCGAAGGGGCGGCCATGTGCCCCGGCTGCGCCAGGGGCGCGCCGGAGCGCACCCTGCCGCTTTCCGTCGCCGCGCTCTCCGTCGCCGCGGCGTTCCGGCGCGCGAAGCCGGCGGCGCTCCCGGACGCCGTCTTCCCCCGGCGCGCCCTGGACGAGATCGCGGCGGCGACGAACTCCGCGCTCGTCTCATTCGTGGGCCACCCGTTCCGCTCGAGCGCTTTCCTCGATCAGGTCCTCATGGAGCGCACGCGATGA
- a CDS encoding glycine--tRNA ligase subunit beta, giving the protein MPDGRTFLLEVGCEEIPAPMIPKALDDLAAAVRGALGPLAPGATASNELGGPRRLVTLIRGVAEREPDRQETITGPPKSAAFDARGEPTRAALGFAKGQGVAVADLLTVATPKGEVLAARKAIVGRTADEILAGALPSILGAMRFGKMMRWGDRGHFFVRPVQWILALLDGAIIPFEFMGVRSGRATRGHRFLGAGPHEVASAVEYENVLREKGQVVVSISERRRILLDLAAREAKAAGGTVRPDPDLVEELIFLTEHPALVRGSFDPEYLALPDAVLLTTMRHHQKYLTVDGHGGRVTNAFLAVLTTDNDAQGLIRRGNEWVLRARLADAKFFFEEDRKRSLEARVGDLERVSFHARLGTYATKVERMGRMAGEIAATAPDGSHEGDLDLALRLCKVDLTTHMVGEFPELQGVMGGIYARLEGLPEGTARAMEEHYLPASATGPLPSRGPASILALADKIDTLVQCFGAGLVPKGSSDPYGLRRAALGVLRILVENGMPLDLEPVLRSAFSARGAGVLPSGPDAAAALSGFFRQRLQFLMEESGIRFDAARAALAAGSSVPVVAWRRAGALNGLRGEDDFLALAAAAKRVRNILAQAKEKNLFDADAALDAARLQPGAETELHGALVRARGRASELAGTGDHAAALKAIASLRPQVDLFFDRVLVMDPDEKTRANRLALLADLQRLLSSEADFAEIVVEGEAEETAASTRSGR; this is encoded by the coding sequence GTGCCTGACGGGCGGACATTCCTGCTCGAAGTAGGCTGCGAGGAGATTCCCGCGCCGATGATCCCGAAGGCCCTCGACGATCTCGCCGCGGCCGTCCGCGGGGCGCTCGGCCCCCTCGCGCCGGGCGCGACGGCGTCGAACGAGCTCGGCGGTCCGAGGCGCCTCGTGACCCTGATCCGCGGAGTCGCCGAGCGCGAGCCGGATCGCCAGGAGACCATCACCGGCCCGCCGAAGAGCGCCGCGTTCGACGCCCGGGGGGAGCCCACGCGCGCAGCCCTCGGGTTCGCCAAGGGACAGGGAGTGGCGGTCGCCGATCTCCTCACGGTCGCGACTCCGAAAGGAGAGGTGCTCGCCGCGCGCAAGGCGATCGTCGGCCGGACCGCGGACGAGATCCTCGCGGGGGCGCTTCCCTCGATCCTCGGCGCGATGCGGTTCGGCAAGATGATGAGATGGGGAGATCGCGGCCATTTCTTCGTGCGCCCCGTCCAGTGGATCCTCGCCCTTCTCGACGGCGCCATCATCCCGTTCGAGTTCATGGGGGTCCGGAGCGGCCGCGCGACTCGCGGTCACCGCTTCCTCGGGGCGGGGCCCCACGAGGTTGCGAGCGCGGTTGAGTACGAGAACGTACTTCGGGAGAAGGGGCAGGTGGTCGTCTCGATCTCGGAGAGACGGCGGATCCTGCTCGATCTCGCCGCGCGCGAGGCGAAGGCCGCGGGAGGGACGGTGCGCCCCGACCCCGATCTGGTGGAGGAGCTGATCTTCCTCACCGAGCACCCGGCGCTCGTTCGGGGGTCCTTCGACCCCGAGTACCTCGCGCTTCCGGACGCGGTTCTCCTCACGACGATGCGGCACCACCAGAAATACCTGACGGTGGACGGACACGGAGGGCGAGTCACCAACGCGTTCCTCGCGGTCCTCACCACCGACAACGACGCGCAGGGGCTCATCCGCCGCGGGAACGAGTGGGTTCTCAGGGCCCGCCTGGCGGACGCGAAGTTCTTCTTCGAGGAAGATCGGAAGAGGTCTCTCGAGGCGCGCGTCGGCGATCTCGAGCGCGTGAGCTTTCACGCCAGGCTCGGCACCTACGCGACCAAGGTCGAGCGCATGGGGCGCATGGCGGGCGAGATCGCCGCGACGGCGCCGGACGGATCTCACGAGGGAGATCTCGATCTCGCCCTCCGTCTCTGCAAGGTCGATCTCACGACGCACATGGTGGGGGAGTTTCCGGAGCTCCAGGGAGTGATGGGCGGGATCTACGCGCGGCTCGAGGGGCTTCCCGAGGGGACGGCCCGGGCGATGGAAGAGCACTACCTCCCGGCGTCCGCGACGGGCCCCCTCCCGTCCCGCGGCCCGGCATCCATCCTCGCGCTGGCCGACAAGATCGACACTCTCGTGCAGTGCTTCGGCGCAGGGCTTGTCCCGAAGGGTTCCTCCGATCCGTACGGGCTGCGACGCGCGGCGCTCGGGGTGCTGAGAATCCTCGTCGAGAACGGGATGCCGCTCGACCTCGAGCCTGTGCTCCGGAGCGCCTTCTCCGCGCGCGGGGCGGGGGTTCTCCCGTCCGGCCCGGATGCCGCGGCGGCCCTCTCCGGGTTCTTCAGGCAACGCCTCCAGTTCCTGATGGAGGAGTCGGGCATCCGCTTCGACGCCGCGCGGGCGGCTCTCGCGGCGGGATCGTCGGTTCCCGTCGTGGCGTGGCGGCGCGCCGGGGCGCTCAACGGCCTGCGAGGCGAAGACGATTTCCTCGCGCTGGCGGCCGCGGCGAAGCGCGTCCGCAACATCCTCGCGCAGGCGAAGGAGAAGAATCTCTTCGACGCTGACGCCGCGCTCGACGCCGCGCGCCTCCAGCCGGGGGCCGAGACGGAACTCCATGGTGCGTTGGTGCGGGCCCGGGGGAGGGCCTCGGAGCTCGCCGGGACCGGCGACCACGCCGCCGCCCTCAAGGCGATCGCGTCGCTGCGCCCCCAGGTGGACCTCTTCTTCGACAGAGTTCTCGTGATGGATCCGGACGAAAAAACACGCGCGAACCGTCTCGCGCTCCTCGCCGATCTCCAGCGCCTTCTCTCCAGCGAGGCGGACTTCGCGGAGATCGTCGTCGAGGGTGAAGCGGAGGAGACGGCCGCCTCGACTCGGAGTGGACGATGA
- a CDS encoding glycine--tRNA ligase subunit alpha, protein MNLQDLILALTRYWSQQGCLITQPSDFEVGAGTMSPDTFFRVLGPEPWKVAYVQPSRRPADGRYGENPFRLLKYYQFQVILKPNPDDVQEIYLESLRAFGIDPSAHDIRFEEDNWESPTLGAGGVGWQVLCDGMEITQFTYFQQSGGIELHTTSAEITYGIERICMFLNNIDNIFDLPWASGAPGAPPIRYGEVRKIEEYQLSKQCFELADVDMHRRIFDMHERESKRLLAEGLYFPGYEACLKCSHVFNVLDARRAIGVAERAAYIGRVRTLACEAAKLYLDDRRRLLFPLGGEEAAGA, encoded by the coding sequence ATGAACCTCCAGGATCTCATCCTGGCCCTGACGCGCTACTGGTCTCAGCAGGGGTGCCTCATCACGCAGCCTTCGGACTTCGAAGTCGGCGCGGGGACGATGAGCCCCGACACTTTCTTCCGCGTTCTCGGCCCCGAGCCCTGGAAGGTGGCCTACGTGCAGCCGTCGCGGCGCCCGGCGGACGGACGGTACGGGGAGAACCCCTTCCGGCTCCTCAAGTATTACCAGTTCCAGGTCATCCTCAAACCGAACCCCGACGATGTGCAGGAGATTTACCTCGAGTCGCTTCGGGCCTTCGGCATCGATCCGTCGGCGCACGACATCCGGTTCGAGGAGGACAACTGGGAGTCGCCCACCCTGGGTGCGGGCGGAGTCGGGTGGCAGGTTCTCTGTGACGGGATGGAGATCACGCAGTTCACGTACTTCCAGCAGTCGGGGGGGATCGAGCTCCACACGACGTCCGCGGAGATCACGTACGGCATCGAGAGAATCTGCATGTTCCTGAACAACATCGACAACATCTTCGATCTTCCCTGGGCCTCGGGCGCGCCGGGCGCCCCCCCGATCCGCTACGGCGAGGTCCGGAAGATCGAGGAGTACCAGCTGAGCAAGCAGTGCTTCGAGCTGGCCGACGTCGACATGCACCGTAGGATTTTCGACATGCACGAGCGCGAGTCGAAGCGGCTCCTCGCCGAGGGGCTCTACTTTCCAGGGTACGAGGCCTGCCTCAAGTGCTCCCACGTCTTCAACGTGCTCGACGCGAGGCGAGCGATTGGCGTGGCCGAGCGGGCGGCGTACATCGGACGAGTCCGGACCCTCGCGTGCGAGGCCGCGAAGCTGTACCTCGACGATCGCCGCCGCCTCCTGTTCCCGCTCGGCGGCGAGGAGGCGGCCGGTGCCTGA